The stretch of DNA GTCTGTAGCTACAAATAGTCCGGTTGTTCCCTGAACACCATTTACTCAAAACACAGGGTCATTTTGCAAATTAACAATATGTGtgttcacatttaaatgcaaaaagaTCGAGCAGCCAGAGCATTGGATCCTCTCGGCATGAATCAAATTAGTTCACTGTTGATCCTCTTACCTAAAGGGACGTTGATAGGGCTGGAGAATAATTCAGTATTACTGTACATTATAacgtgcaatttttttttttacaaaactcTACTCTGTTAATTGCTACATGAGTATTTGAGATTTATTGTGTTGAACATGAAAAAACAGTCCCGTCACAGGCTGTTATGCAACGCGAGCGTTTGATCATATCACATGATTCTCATCAGCAGATGGGGTTTGCCCAGTTGTCATGGATCTGCAgatgttcatatttttatgtatttatttataagcACATTTGTGGATGATGATCATGTGTTCCAAGTTTCAGTACAAAGGGTTAGGGATAACCCTAATCCTCCGCACTgagatttcaaagtaaaagtactcagtaTGCAAAATACTTTGAGTGTGTTAAAATACATAATTCATTATCATTCACTTCACTAGAtcattttggcctttttttcagtttaaaaatattagttaaaacaCTGCCTTACATATGAGTTTACTTCATTTAGTTTCAATAATTAGGTCAAACTCTGCTTTGTTTGGAACAAGTTGTTAAGTTGAAGTGGCAAGAGACAACTTTCCCACCACACAGCATTTCCAAGTGGTATCGTTGTCGGCACCGTTGTTGCACTGacagttaaacatttttaatcatttagtcCGTAATATagatgtgaaagcagacagaggctgacagaaatggtgccaggctggcAACCTGACGGGATCAGTCAGTTAACCTTCTTATTCCTGGGATGTCGTGCCTGCTGGCAGACAACATTTTATGGTGACAGTGAGATTTATAGGAAAGCAAATTTAACGCTGAtgatttcattattttacaGCTATTACATTATGCAATTGACATTAACTTATTAATCatacattaaagcaaaaaatgtgtctattgccagtttaactAAACTTGAGAAAACAGGTTCAATAAACTTAAATTATTCAGTTGAATCAAAACTCTTCCATCACATGCATCAACCTTACAAACAAACTTGATTTCCTTTACATTTTCTCATGTTAAAGAGTGCATTCTTCatttcacgcacacacacaaaatgcagTTGTTCCTGCTGGAGCAACTTTGTTCCAGTATTTAGAATAATAACAATATGTTAAGAGCTTTTGCAGGGAATCTTTTCAATTGTGATTGAACTCTGTACAGTAAATTGATCCGACTCATCATTTCAAGTTAGAACTCGTGTTTTTAGGTTTATCTGaatataaaaactaaactaaatctTAAGTTTACTAGcttgaaataaataacacttgCATATTTATGTTAAGTTATGTATAAGTTGATAAGAAAAAGTTGTAAAGATTTAAGTAGCTTTATGCATATGAGCTGGGTAGTTTAATCTACAatatttcatttcctgttttcagatTATATGATGTGTTGTATTTAATGTCATTATTCTGTGGTTACTAGAAATTACAGCTGGCGTGAATCTGTAAAATGATACGTTGAGGGGAAAAATATTCACATCAATGCTGTACTGCCTTCAGCCATATAGCCCATACTGTATCTTGCTATGACGTCAGGTTAGTAAGAATTGTGCACCGCAAGCcacccatgcacacacaccagcccCATGCCACTCTCCACCCAGGTGAAGTACTTACATGTAGCTTAAGTGGTGACCCAGTGTGTTAGCTCCAGCACCCTGCCCCTCTACCTCAAATAATCCCTCTCATTGCCATAATCCATTAAGGAGCCCGCCACATCAGCAAAGTCCTCCAGGACCAGGCTGGTGGAGTCCTCACCAGAGGGCAGCTCCGGGTCCGACGCCCAGGGGTGCTGGCAGCGGTCGTGCTGGGGGGCCTGGGGTTCATCCATGGTGGTCTTTCTTGGTCCCTGCAGGAGGGGCTGAGACTGGGCTGGATCGGACCTCTGGTAGGCCGGCGCTGCATCATCCACCTGCTGTTCAGTCTGCTGCTCCTTGGCGGGGCCGCTGTCACTGCCACTGCCGCCCTCGCTGCCCTGCGAGGAGGGGGCCAGCACGTGGTAGAGGCTGGGAAGGCGAATGTCCAGCAGCACGCCGCTCTTAATGTAGAGCTTGTTGTTGAGGTTGTAGAGCTTCTCAGCAATGTCGTAGCCCAGCATGACGGAGAAGAGGCGAGCGATGTAGCGTTCCTTTGATATTAGCATATAGAGTCGCCGACGACGCCAAGAGATGTAGCGGGAGTCTTCTTCTGCTGTCAGGGTCACCTGAGGAGTATGAATGAAACACCTGAATATCAATGCCTTAAAGGTACCAGGGCACACATGTATGCCTTTGAGCATACAGATCACAATATTTCCCTATCGACAGTTGGTGACGTTAAGGCAAAAGGAAATGCTCGCTCATAGCTTTGTCAAgggaaatgtcaaaatattcatCATTTGTCTATAATGTCATGttgaaggaatagtttgacattttgggatgTTCGCGTATTTGCTTTCGGGGGGACAGGGGGTCGTCGAGGGTTGgatgagaagatcgataccacTCATCTATCATTCAAGCATGAGGCTGAAGCTGGAGGGTGGTTAGCTTAgattagcataaagactgagaGCGGGGGAGGGGGAATGTAAACCTTGTTCTGTCCAAACTTTTAGAAATCTGCCTCTATTCAGTAGAATCTATGTATCTATGTATATAAACAGAGTATATCTGTATACTATCTGAGGACTGGATATTTTGCACTGTAATTTATTACACTAATATTAAGATCCTCAGGATTTAGACTGTTGCTccaataatataaaatatttgcatataTTGCCTCTGGCTATTAGAAATGATAACAGTcattttcttctattttctGATGCTTTATAGACAAAATGTAGACAAAGTAAAAATGGCGGATAAAtattaatgaaaacaatcattagttgcagcttGACCTTTGTTTGTACACCTCACTGATCCAATAGCCAGCACAGCCTTCTTGTTTGCAAACTCTGCATGTCCACCATGACCTCCAGGCCTCGTTCCTACTTTAACCGAGCTAATCTTAAGCAACAGGATATGTGAAAGACAAGAGGACAGCTGCTTTCCCTTGTTCATCTTATCAGCCAGAAGTGGAGTCCGATAGAAGTAAACAAAAGACAACCTGATATCCAACCGGGGTTTCTTGTTTCAAATCGAACAATGACTGCACTACAAGGCTTAACATTTTTCTGCCAGAGTTCGCACTGACTGAACTGCCGAAACCCATACCTGAAACTTTCCCTCCTCGTTTGGCCTGAGAGACTCCCACTCCGGAGAGTCGAGGAACTGGTGGCGGTGGATGTAGTGCAGGAACTGGCCCTCCAAAGACACGTTGATcctaaaaaagaaacagagagtaAGATACAAGgttaaagagagagacagggattAAGATGTGATAATTGAGAGCCGGGAGGGAGCTGGAGGTCACTTTGCCAGTGCCAGTCCAAGACCTTGGAGGTAAATATTAACATGAATATCTCTGCTAGAGAAGCCGTGAGCAGATTGAAGGGTTCCTTAAAGTTTTCTCTTCAGCCAGGATCCCCTCTGCACACAGGAATCATCGTTTAAGACATTCCTCCCAGAGAAGGAAGCTTTATTTGAAAAGAACGACTTCCGCAGAGTGAGATGACCCAGCACACTAAACATTGAGCCGTCATTGGATTACGTCAAAGACTCTGTTTTATCCTTATTTCAACTTGAGCTGAATGTTGTCATATCAGGGCTGCTTCGTGTCATTCACCTGTCTTCTTCAGAAAGAAATACATAGAAAAGCAGCTGCTTATACAGTTGGATTCGCACCAACAAAGGATACCACTGTATCCGTCTCCTCAGATGGAGTGCCTCTGAGGAGAATTTGGTGCTCTGCATAACCAAACAATAAACTCTGACAGCACTCTTTATGAACGGTCCACTTTGTGCGAGAGTACGCTTCAATATTTATGAATGCACTCTACATTAGTGAGTTTCTCACGTCATGTGGCCGGCTGCCCACAGGGCGCTTTTGACGTTTTGGCATTGCGCACAAAAATAATGTATCGTATCATTTTCAAAAGACGGGGTTTTCATCATAAAGCAGGcgaatgaaagaaaatgtattcGTCTTGCTTTAATGAGGCGCCCCTAGTGGCTGGTCCCCGTAATGGTCAGCTACTGGATACAACTAACGACTTTCAACTAAAAGTCTAAAgcaagtcaaagtcaaaatgAAAGACTCAGGTGATCTTAAATAGTCCAAATGACACTGGTATTCTGTATTCATATAAATACTTGGGTGTAAATTGTTTGTTCACTATCTTTGGAGGACTATATTTAGACTCTTCATAACAGTGTGTGTTAATTAACAGCTATTTTTTCTGTGTAGTGTAGTAGGTATTAAT from Sparus aurata chromosome 9, fSpaAur1.1, whole genome shotgun sequence encodes:
- the popdc2 gene encoding popeye domain-containing 2 isoform X1, giving the protein MSAENVTLVDSLFFAPLCDGWTNNTEGAIYHLGNTILFLGYMGGSGAYGCLFIFGFLAPAFGCLTLWGWMTMCGLDVFTWNLLLLLVCFAQICHLLYRLHQEGISSDELTSLYQAVYLPLGVPIQVFKEISGAFENKVVELKAGETYAVEGKTPIDQLSFLLSGRINVSLEGQFLHYIHRHQFLDSPEWESLRPNEEGKFQVTLTAEEDSRYISWRRRRLYMLISKERYIARLFSVMLGYDIAEKLYNLNNKLYIKSGVLLDIRLPSLYHVLAPSSQGSEGGSGSDSGPAKEQQTEQQVDDAAPAYQRSDPAQSQPLLQGPRKTTMDEPQAPQHDRCQHPWASDPELPSGEDSTSLVLEDFADVAGSLMDYGNERDYLR